One Buchnera aphidicola (Panaphis juglandis) DNA segment encodes these proteins:
- the gpt gene encoding xanthine phosphoribosyltransferase, with the protein MSKKHIVTWDMLQIYTKKLAHKVLAIRQWKGIIAVSRGGLIPSALLARELSIRYVDTICISSYNNRCLKKIKVIKKSDIYDENILIMDDLVDTGGTAKIIRKMYPKAYFVTIFAKPRGISLVDDYIIDIPQDIWIEQPWDMAISYIEPLIKEKKIL; encoded by the coding sequence ATGAGTAAGAAACATATTGTGACATGGGATATGCTTCAAATATATACAAAAAAATTAGCTCATAAAGTACTTGCAATAAGACAATGGAAAGGTATTATTGCAGTTAGTAGAGGTGGACTAATTCCATCAGCGTTATTGGCTCGTGAGTTAAGTATTAGGTACGTTGATACAATTTGTATATCTAGTTATAACAATCGTTGTTTAAAAAAAATAAAAGTTATTAAAAAATCAGATATTTATGATGAAAATATTTTAATTATGGATGATTTAGTAGATACAGGTGGTACTGCTAAAATTATAAGGAAAATGTACCCAAAGGCATATTTTGTAACTATTTTTGCAAAACCAAGAGGTATATCATTGGTTGATGACTATATTATTGATATCCCTCAAGATATTTGGATTGAACAACCATGGGATATGGCAATATCTTATATTGAACCTTTAATTAAAGAAAAAAAAATTTTATAA
- the dnaQ gene encoding DNA polymerase III subunit epsilon: MKTKYSRKIVIDIETTGMNKVDKIYKNHKIIEIGAIEIIDRSITSNTFHKYLNPNQEVSDEAFKIHGISNSFLKNKPIFLDIYDEFINYIKNSEIVVHNEGFDISFLDYEIKNINNKFKKISKICNIIDTLKIARDLFPGKKNNLDALCKRYNVLNVNRKLHSALNDSKLLSEIYLRMTRVQKNIDFSHNIKNEFLLINNNDFDKKLKVLKTSLQEKEKHIEYLNNMKNYHKCLWIK; encoded by the coding sequence ATGAAAACAAAATATAGTAGAAAAATAGTAATAGATATTGAAACTACAGGAATGAATAAAGTAGATAAAATTTATAAAAATCATAAAATTATTGAAATTGGAGCTATTGAAATTATAGATAGAAGTATTACATCCAATACTTTTCATAAATATCTTAACCCAAATCAAGAAGTAAGTGATGAAGCATTCAAGATACACGGTATTTCAAATTCATTTTTAAAAAATAAACCAATTTTTCTTGATATTTATGATGAATTTATTAATTATATAAAAAATTCAGAAATTGTTGTTCATAATGAAGGATTTGATATTAGTTTTTTAGATTATGAAATAAAAAATATTAATAATAAATTTAAAAAAATATCTAAAATATGTAATATAATTGATACACTTAAAATAGCAAGGGATTTGTTTCCTGGAAAAAAAAACAACTTAGATGCTTTATGTAAGAGATATAATGTTCTAAATGTAAATAGAAAATTACATAGTGCTTTAAATGATTCGAAATTATTATCTGAAATATATTTAAGAATGACAAGAGTTCAGAAAAATATTGATTTTAGTCACAATATAAAAAATGAGTTTTTATTAATTAACAATAATGATTTTGATAAAAAATTAAAAGTTCTAAAAACAAGTTTACAAGAGAAAGAAAAACATATTGAATATTTGAACAATATGAAAAATTATCATAAATGTTTATGGATAAAATAG